One genomic window of Methanosalsum zhilinae DSM 4017 includes the following:
- the brxL gene encoding protease Lon-related BREX system protein BrxL has protein sequence MNGTEIDVSIDEKLQQYFAGRVVRKDLTKMMKVGYNVPVYVLEYLLGSNCATEDEDLIEAGVEKVKNILSRNYVRPDEAEKIKSRIRESGYYTIIDKITVKLNERRDVYEAVFSNLGIAKVEVESDYVMRYDKLLGGGIWCIVKMEYEPEQMGSPFIISDLKPIQLPNININEILENRNFFTKEEWMDILLRSVGMEPSNLEERTKWHLIERLVPLVENNYNMCELGPRSTGKSHVYKEISPNTVLISGGQTTVANLFYNMSTRQVGLVGMWDVVAFDEVAGINFKDKDGIQILKDYMASGSFARGKEQINANASIAFVGNINQSVSSLLKTHHLFAPFPEAMNNDSAFFDRIHYYLPGWEVPKFRPEHFTDKHGFIVDYIAEFFREMRKYSYADSLFKYFKMGSNLNQRDVIAVKKTYSGLVKLIYPNGKITQEEAEEVLKYSLEGRRRVKEQLKKIGGMEFFDVNFSYLDNETMEEKFVNVPESGGNKIIPPGLGKPGEAFAVAPNENGKIGVYKIELQIATGNGKYEATGLSSNSSAKESVKTAINYFKANAKSISQSISTKESDYFLNFQDMYGIGLANGLALSTFISLCSGALDKPLHEQTAIIGDMTIGGSINAVDNLADLLQVCLDAGAKKVLIPSASTARLGSVPPEVLSKFQLSFYDDPIDAAQKSLFFM, from the coding sequence ATGAACGGGACAGAAATTGATGTATCAATTGATGAAAAATTACAACAATACTTCGCAGGACGTGTAGTACGCAAAGACCTCACTAAAATGATGAAAGTAGGCTACAATGTCCCGGTTTACGTCCTGGAATATTTGCTAGGTTCAAACTGTGCCACGGAAGATGAAGACCTTATAGAAGCTGGTGTGGAGAAAGTCAAAAACATCCTATCTAGGAATTATGTCAGGCCTGATGAGGCTGAAAAGATTAAATCCCGCATCAGAGAAAGTGGCTATTATACAATAATTGATAAGATTACTGTAAAACTGAATGAAAGACGTGATGTCTATGAAGCCGTGTTTTCCAATCTGGGTATTGCAAAAGTGGAAGTTGAATCCGATTATGTAATGCGCTATGATAAACTGCTTGGAGGCGGGATATGGTGCATCGTTAAAATGGAATACGAACCAGAACAGATGGGGTCACCTTTCATAATTTCTGATCTAAAGCCAATTCAACTGCCTAACATCAATATAAATGAAATCCTTGAGAACAGAAACTTTTTCACAAAAGAGGAATGGATGGACATCTTGCTGCGCTCCGTAGGGATGGAACCTTCCAATCTAGAAGAAAGGACAAAATGGCATCTTATTGAAAGGCTTGTACCTCTTGTTGAAAACAACTATAATATGTGTGAGCTTGGCCCCAGAAGCACAGGCAAGTCCCATGTATATAAAGAAATCTCACCAAACACAGTCCTTATTTCTGGGGGACAAACTACTGTAGCAAATCTGTTTTACAATATGTCCACACGTCAGGTAGGACTGGTAGGTATGTGGGATGTAGTGGCCTTTGATGAAGTTGCAGGTATCAATTTCAAAGATAAGGATGGAATCCAGATTCTAAAAGACTACATGGCTTCAGGATCTTTTGCTAGAGGTAAAGAGCAGATCAATGCCAATGCCTCTATTGCCTTTGTAGGAAATATCAACCAAAGCGTCTCCTCCCTTCTAAAGACTCACCATCTGTTTGCTCCTTTTCCCGAAGCCATGAATAATGACAGCGCTTTTTTCGACAGGATACATTACTATCTTCCAGGCTGGGAAGTCCCAAAATTCCGGCCAGAACACTTCACCGACAAACATGGTTTTATTGTCGACTATATTGCCGAATTCTTCCGTGAAATGCGTAAATATTCCTACGCAGACAGCCTTTTTAAATATTTCAAGATGGGATCCAACCTGAACCAGAGAGACGTGATTGCTGTTAAAAAAACCTATTCTGGCCTTGTCAAACTGATATATCCCAATGGAAAAATTACCCAAGAAGAAGCTGAAGAAGTACTCAAATACTCTCTGGAAGGCAGAAGGCGTGTAAAGGAACAACTCAAAAAGATTGGTGGTATGGAATTTTTCGATGTGAATTTCTCTTACCTGGATAATGAAACAATGGAAGAAAAGTTTGTCAACGTTCCAGAAAGTGGTGGTAACAAAATAATTCCCCCAGGACTTGGAAAACCCGGAGAGGCTTTTGCTGTTGCACCAAATGAGAACGGAAAAATCGGGGTTTATAAAATAGAACTTCAAATTGCCACCGGCAATGGAAAATATGAAGCTACGGGGCTTAGCAGCAATTCATCAGCTAAGGAATCTGTCAAAACTGCTATTAATTATTTCAAGGCCAATGCCAAATCTATAAGCCAATCTATATCCACAAAAGAAAGCGATTATTTCCTCAACTTCCAGGATATGTATGGAATCGGACTGGCAAATGGTCTGGCACTGTCAACTTTCATCAGCCTCTGTTCCGGAGCGCTTGATAAGCCACTGCATGAACAAACCGCTATTATTGGAGATATGACAATTGGTGGCTCCATTAATGCAGTGGACAATTTGGCAGATCTACTACAGGTATGTCTTGATGCCGGAGCAAAGAAAGTATTGATTCCGTCTGCTTCAACTGCAAGGCTGGGAAGTGTGCCGCCTGAAGTATTGAGTAAATTCCAATTATCTTTTTATGATGATCCGATTGATGCTGCTCAGAAATCTTTGTTCTTTATGTGA
- the pglZ gene encoding BREX-1 system phosphatase PglZ type A, with product MLNAEKTAQAILKKFNDTKGYSDRRIVFWYDKDETAADGGLEEIEPILEENGIQVHRLEQNFFETKKLIEEDKPDTHFLIYSSRAEPQPEKNWLLDIQMYSERFENSRISDIKSEFGIEGYDLDNFLEEHYRFFESKARVEPFRKFYDPNWRRDEMVLGFLAVLTGSDTIDFKDIVRKLFLKSLYETENPSWAEIQRLNLEDDFWELAGKYFGFVQPDPTLYKLFLSILITHIKRNTALPLKKYKNYINSMSNECEIFIRTWMDHSKDGIYFDQYSRETFEDSQLKLEKYLKQEIKDSDPSKYIEAEAFDVFDRAIIRQIVDSLCNDLEEYEKYLDWIFQRKSKHWYPQFQHIYSALEYAIKLHRFAKGFEKTLASCKDVRGFIARYEKNLYQMDYYYRKFYFNYDLDNKTDVLSKIRERVENLYNNNLLDKMLGHWSELINTDVGDYWKVELADRQDEFYKLYVQKIMQKNDRDKIAVIISDAMRYEIAVELQERLNKDRLGTMELNNMVGSLPSYTRLGMASLLPHDSLQLKNKHYLADGISTEGTPNRAKIVDKATPDSVTLTYKEIIDLSREELREKYKGKRLFYIYHDVIDSTGEHSEDKVFDETETCIQEIQKIIGKLTNSQLLNNVIVTSDHGFIYRRDDLESVYKLDKATFNEDRIIDSKKRFILTTEDIDVMNTHKFKINNLIETEDDLYAYVPVADLRFRMQGGGNKFVHGGLAPQEIIIPVLKYSYKKSSQLDRKGIKKGKVGVAVTNPSRRITSNSFSVNLLQTEKVSDKLRPLKLRIALWDSEFDGEKVSDEKTVIMESSSGEPKERQQKVILTLGKNVENKTYYLKLIDEDSTARTIIDPIPFEVDLLMTDDFDF from the coding sequence ATGCTCAACGCCGAAAAGACCGCACAGGCCATACTTAAAAAATTCAATGATACAAAAGGATACAGTGACCGGAGGATAGTTTTCTGGTATGATAAGGATGAGACTGCAGCTGATGGTGGGCTTGAGGAGATTGAACCAATTCTTGAGGAGAACGGTATTCAGGTCCACAGGCTTGAGCAGAATTTCTTTGAGACCAAGAAACTCATTGAAGAGGATAAACCTGATACTCATTTTCTGATATATTCATCCCGGGCAGAGCCACAGCCTGAGAAGAACTGGTTGCTGGATATACAAATGTATTCTGAAAGGTTTGAAAACAGCCGGATATCTGATATAAAGAGTGAATTCGGAATCGAAGGCTATGATCTGGATAATTTCCTGGAAGAACATTACAGGTTCTTTGAAAGTAAAGCACGTGTAGAGCCATTCCGGAAATTCTATGACCCAAATTGGCGCCGGGACGAAATGGTGTTGGGCTTTCTGGCAGTGCTCACAGGGTCAGATACTATTGATTTTAAGGACATAGTTCGCAAATTGTTCCTTAAATCCCTGTATGAAACTGAAAACCCCTCCTGGGCTGAGATTCAGAGGCTCAATCTTGAAGATGATTTCTGGGAACTTGCAGGTAAATACTTCGGGTTTGTACAGCCAGATCCTACACTATATAAATTATTTTTGAGCATCCTTATAACACACATAAAACGAAACACAGCTCTTCCCCTGAAGAAATATAAGAACTACATCAACTCCATGAGTAATGAATGTGAGATCTTTATCCGTACATGGATGGATCACTCCAAAGACGGGATTTACTTTGATCAATACAGCAGGGAAACCTTTGAAGATAGCCAGTTGAAACTCGAAAAATATCTCAAGCAGGAGATCAAAGACTCCGATCCTTCCAAATACATAGAGGCCGAAGCCTTTGACGTATTCGATCGAGCAATCATAAGACAGATTGTGGACAGTTTATGTAACGACCTGGAAGAATATGAAAAATATCTGGACTGGATTTTCCAGAGAAAATCCAAGCATTGGTATCCACAATTCCAGCACATCTACAGTGCTTTGGAATACGCAATCAAACTCCATAGGTTTGCCAAAGGGTTTGAAAAAACGCTTGCTTCCTGTAAAGATGTACGTGGATTCATAGCCCGGTATGAGAAAAACCTCTACCAGATGGATTATTACTACCGTAAATTTTACTTCAATTATGACCTCGACAACAAGACGGACGTTCTTTCTAAGATCAGGGAACGTGTGGAAAACCTGTACAACAATAACCTACTGGACAAAATGCTCGGCCACTGGAGTGAACTGATCAATACAGATGTTGGTGATTACTGGAAAGTAGAACTTGCAGACAGGCAGGATGAATTCTACAAATTATATGTGCAAAAAATCATGCAAAAGAATGACAGGGACAAAATTGCAGTCATAATTTCCGATGCAATGCGCTATGAGATCGCTGTAGAACTTCAGGAAAGACTCAATAAGGACAGACTTGGTACAATGGAACTTAATAACATGGTGGGTTCTCTTCCATCTTATACCAGATTGGGAATGGCATCACTGCTACCTCATGATTCATTGCAACTTAAGAATAAACATTATCTGGCCGATGGTATTAGCACTGAAGGCACTCCCAACCGGGCAAAAATAGTGGACAAGGCAACTCCTGACAGTGTTACTTTGACATATAAGGAAATAATTGATTTATCAAGAGAAGAATTACGTGAAAAGTACAAAGGAAAGCGGCTTTTCTATATATATCACGATGTTATAGATTCTACTGGCGAACATTCAGAAGACAAAGTATTCGATGAGACGGAAACTTGCATCCAAGAAATCCAAAAAATAATTGGAAAACTAACCAATTCCCAACTTCTAAATAATGTAATTGTAACATCTGATCACGGCTTCATCTACAGACGGGATGACCTGGAAAGCGTCTACAAACTCGATAAAGCAACATTTAATGAAGACAGGATAATCGATTCTAAAAAACGCTTCATCCTCACTACAGAAGATATCGATGTGATGAACACTCACAAATTCAAAATCAACAATCTTATTGAAACGGAAGACGATCTTTATGCCTATGTTCCGGTAGCTGATCTGAGATTCAGGATGCAGGGAGGCGGAAACAAGTTTGTCCATGGTGGCCTGGCTCCCCAGGAGATAATTATACCAGTCCTCAAGTATAGCTACAAAAAGAGTTCACAACTGGACCGTAAAGGAATCAAAAAAGGCAAGGTTGGAGTAGCTGTTACCAATCCGAGCAGAAGGATCACAAGCAATTCATTCTCTGTAAATCTGCTGCAGACTGAAAAGGTAAGTGATAAGCTTAGACCTTTAAAATTGCGTATAGCACTCTGGGACAGTGAATTCGATGGTGAGAAGGTAAGTGATGAAAAAACTGTGATTATGGAAAGTTCCTCAGGAGAACCTAAAGAGCGCCAGCAGAAGGTCATATTAACTCTTGGCAAGAATGTAGAAAATAAAACATATTATCTCAAGTTAATAGATGAGGACTCCACTGCGAGAACTATAATAGATCCCATACCCTTTGAAGTAGACTTGCTTATGACTGATGATTTTGATTTTTGA
- a CDS encoding deoxyguanosinetriphosphate triphosphohydrolase family protein, producing MKRKLSQKFQATDRLNQKIEEKLPISCQILEEINRSEFTKDRDRILFSRPFRRLQHKAQVFSNEMGDHYRTRLTHTLEVTQISRSLARYLDANEDLVEAIALGHDIGHAPFGHQGERVLDEVMSGTDKLGLIRYPLNFGGFKHNYNCLRVLDVVQLKFEDHEGLNLSWQVLEGILKHTKIDEKRWDIRRFLSDDSLIESLYLDKKYSVTLEGQIVSIADEIAQRQHDIDDGLRNKELGFELDKLYGEIIEIIDKIILKESQYEENDKEHLQNLIELLTQVRDNIIENRKSKSRLFKTDNLVRNMIEYFILDVFANSHRNILKENPKLSQDMKRNILQNQVISFSPLGRELNIEIEKLVKYRILNSYQVNKFDGKSRFVIRQLFKAFYTNPLQMPSYVLSRLTEGLIKNSDIYVISFEGENGIVKLNDVDYNRLSRSEVNTLNNSLKLEDLMRLEIPSKLKNMIRLEFEDIEKNEEFYEKLKSINSTESYNLTGKTDKFLKCLAENHYVYLSTICDYIAGMSDNYANEEYKKLYLID from the coding sequence ATGAAACGTAAATTAAGCCAAAAATTTCAAGCAACGGATCGGTTAAATCAAAAAATAGAGGAAAAGTTACCCATCTCATGTCAGATATTAGAAGAAATCAATAGAAGTGAGTTTACAAAAGACAGAGATAGAATTCTATTTTCACGACCATTTAGACGATTGCAGCATAAAGCACAGGTATTCTCTAATGAAATGGGAGACCATTATAGAACAAGACTAACACATACTCTAGAAGTTACCCAAATATCAAGAAGTTTAGCAAGATATTTAGATGCAAATGAAGATTTGGTTGAAGCTATAGCTTTAGGACATGACATTGGACATGCACCATTTGGTCATCAGGGAGAACGAGTTTTAGATGAAGTCATGAGTGGAACAGATAAACTCGGTCTAATCAGATATCCTTTAAATTTTGGAGGCTTCAAACATAATTATAATTGTTTGCGTGTATTAGATGTAGTTCAATTGAAGTTTGAAGATCATGAAGGACTAAATCTTTCCTGGCAAGTTTTGGAAGGAATCCTAAAACACACTAAAATAGATGAGAAACGATGGGATATCAGGAGATTTTTAAGTGATGACTCTTTGATAGAAAGCTTATATCTTGACAAAAAATATTCAGTTACACTGGAAGGTCAAATAGTATCTATAGCAGACGAAATTGCCCAAAGGCAACATGATATTGATGATGGACTTAGAAATAAAGAGTTGGGATTTGAATTAGATAAATTATATGGAGAAATAATAGAAATCATTGATAAAATTATTTTAAAAGAATCTCAATATGAAGAAAACGATAAAGAGCATTTACAAAATTTAATTGAACTATTAACTCAAGTTCGAGATAATATTATTGAAAACAGAAAATCAAAATCTAGACTTTTTAAAACTGATAATCTAGTAAGAAATATGATTGAATATTTTATTCTTGACGTTTTTGCTAATTCCCATCGGAATATATTAAAAGAAAATCCTAAACTAAGTCAGGATATGAAAAGGAATATACTCCAAAATCAAGTTATTTCATTTTCTCCTTTGGGTAGAGAGCTTAACATAGAAATCGAAAAACTAGTAAAATATAGAATTTTGAACTCATACCAGGTGAACAAATTCGATGGGAAATCTCGGTTCGTAATAAGGCAATTATTCAAAGCATTTTACACAAACCCACTCCAAATGCCTTCATACGTATTATCAAGACTCACAGAGGGACTGATTAAAAATTCAGATATATACGTAATAAGCTTTGAAGGTGAAAATGGAATTGTAAAGTTAAATGATGTAGATTACAATAGGCTGAGTCGTTCTGAAGTAAATACATTAAATAATTCTTTAAAATTAGAAGATTTGATGAGATTAGAAATCCCATCTAAATTGAAGAATATGATTCGATTGGAATTTGAGGATATTGAAAAGAATGAAGAGTTTTACGAAAAACTAAAATCAATCAATTCAACTGAATCATATAATTTAACTGGTAAAACAGATAAGTTCCTAAAATGTCTTGCGGAAAACCATTATGTTTATCTTTCTACTATTTGTGACTATATCGCAGGAATGTCAGATAATTATGCAAATGAAGAATATAAGAAATTATATTTAATAGATTGA
- the pglX gene encoding BREX-1 system adenine-specific DNA-methyltransferase PglX, whose protein sequence is MDKNSIITFSNSLRDKLEQEVKHRAAFYGILPDKVLPVDSEHADSIVIGGKVYNKKIKHQRERLVKEVAEKGYEQVMDEVTYTWFNRFVALKFMEVNDYLPVNIFSSSDAGRKEPDILTKASDLDFLQLDLDHVLDLKAEGMDEELYHYLILRLCNYLHEIMPFLFEQIEDYTELLIPEYLLHTDSVLVELNDIIPEEDWKEVEIIGWIYQDYVAPRKKKVFANLKKNMKINKENIPAATQLFTPKWIVKYMVENSLGRLWLESNPNPNLQDKFEYFIDQETPDPEEKVYSPEEITLLDPAMGSGHILVYAFEVFYDIYRSMGYLDNEIAPLILNKNLYGLEIDDRATQLAGFALMMQARKYDRKLFEKDIQLNICSIQETNNIDYIPENKYPELHRLIEFFKDAKEYGSILKLPKFDFDKIDSEYAQFSKNPAIDTFGDVPNSPDAIIKQAKLMSNQYDCVVTNPPYMGNKGMNPILKKYAKDNYPNSKSDLFAMFIVSNFDFTKPAGQLGFMTPYVWMFISSYEKLRNYLIEQKTITSLIQLEYSGFDGATVPICTFTAKNAHLPNYKGGYVRLSDFRGAINQAPKALEAIKNPDCGWFYTASAADFKKIPGSPIAYWVSEIYLQTFNLPNLGKYLTTREGMATADNDRFLRYWNEVSYEKITYGCESEAESIISKGKWFPYNKGGAFRKWYGNNYFIVEYENNGYNIKNNTDPHNGRIRSHNYNGEYGFKEGLTWSSLSSGNLSVRYCQKGFLFDSKGAKGFTNNPFEILGLLNSILANEYLKVLSPTMDFKVGDIIQIPLVVETISKKTRDKSIECINVSKSDWDSYETSWDFTTSPFLKPEFHCPTFEKTYSNLRAHWKEMTLQMQQMEEDNNRIFIEAYGLQDELTPDVPLSEITLTCNPYYRYGNNKSEEELETLLLTDTIKEFISYAVGCMFGRYSRHKEGLILANQGEGMQEFLEKVPDAEFLPDEDAIIPILDEEYFTDDIVGRFKEFLKVTFGPEKLSENMDFIAQALYVGGKKKTKSSEQVIRDYFLKDFYKDHVKMYKKRPIYWLFTSGKKRAFNALVYIHRYDRTTLARMRTEYLLELEGKMDAHREMLSSEDAQSAKEKAKLAGYIEEIMAYDEVLKNKADAYIEIDLDDGVKENYKLFDGLVKEI, encoded by the coding sequence GTGGACAAGAACAGTATCATTACATTTTCCAATTCATTACGGGATAAACTGGAACAGGAAGTAAAACATAGGGCTGCCTTTTACGGTATCCTGCCGGATAAAGTGTTACCTGTAGATTCAGAGCACGCGGATTCCATTGTTATTGGAGGGAAAGTTTACAATAAAAAGATCAAACACCAGCGAGAGCGACTTGTGAAGGAAGTAGCCGAGAAGGGTTATGAGCAGGTGATGGACGAGGTAACCTATACCTGGTTTAACAGGTTCGTAGCCCTGAAGTTCATGGAGGTTAACGATTATCTGCCTGTAAACATATTTTCCTCATCTGATGCAGGCAGGAAGGAACCTGATATCCTCACAAAAGCATCAGACCTGGATTTTTTGCAGCTGGATCTGGATCATGTACTGGACCTCAAAGCAGAGGGTATGGACGAAGAACTCTATCACTACCTGATCCTGAGACTCTGCAATTACCTGCATGAGATCATGCCGTTTCTGTTCGAGCAAATTGAGGATTACACCGAATTACTCATCCCGGAATACCTGCTCCATACGGATTCTGTCCTTGTGGAATTAAATGATATTATTCCTGAAGAGGACTGGAAGGAAGTCGAGATCATCGGCTGGATCTATCAGGATTACGTAGCACCCCGTAAGAAAAAGGTGTTTGCCAACCTGAAGAAGAATATGAAGATCAATAAGGAGAATATTCCTGCAGCAACCCAGTTGTTCACTCCGAAGTGGATTGTCAAATACATGGTGGAGAATTCCCTAGGCAGATTATGGCTGGAATCCAATCCGAATCCCAATCTGCAGGACAAGTTTGAGTATTTTATCGACCAGGAGACTCCTGATCCGGAAGAAAAAGTCTACAGTCCTGAAGAAATCACCCTGCTTGACCCGGCAATGGGATCAGGCCATATTCTGGTCTATGCCTTTGAAGTGTTTTACGATATCTATCGCTCCATGGGCTATCTGGACAATGAGATCGCACCCCTGATCCTTAATAAGAACCTCTACGGTCTGGAAATCGATGACCGAGCCACCCAGCTAGCAGGATTTGCCCTGATGATGCAGGCCCGCAAATACGACCGTAAATTATTCGAAAAAGATATCCAGCTCAATATCTGCTCCATCCAGGAGACCAATAATATCGATTACATCCCTGAAAATAAGTATCCAGAACTGCACCGTCTCATCGAATTCTTTAAGGACGCAAAGGAATACGGTTCCATCCTCAAACTACCCAAATTCGACTTCGACAAGATCGATTCCGAATACGCCCAGTTCAGCAAGAATCCTGCCATAGATACTTTTGGAGACGTGCCAAACAGCCCGGATGCCATCATCAAACAGGCCAAGCTGATGAGCAACCAATATGATTGCGTGGTAACGAATCCGCCTTATATGGGCAATAAGGGAATGAATCCCATCCTAAAGAAGTACGCTAAAGACAACTATCCAAATAGCAAGTCAGATTTATTTGCTATGTTTATTGTAAGTAATTTCGATTTTACAAAACCTGCGGGCCAACTAGGATTTATGACACCGTATGTATGGATGTTTATTTCTTCATATGAAAAACTAAGAAATTATTTGATAGAGCAGAAAACTATCACTTCATTGATTCAACTTGAATATTCGGGTTTTGACGGTGCAACAGTACCAATTTGTACATTCACAGCTAAAAATGCCCATCTTCCTAATTATAAAGGTGGCTATGTAAGGCTATCTGATTTTCGAGGAGCAATAAATCAGGCTCCAAAAGCTCTAGAAGCTATAAAAAATCCAGATTGTGGTTGGTTTTATACTGCCTCCGCCGCCGATTTTAAGAAGATTCCAGGGAGCCCGATTGCTTATTGGGTAAGTGAAATTTATTTGCAAACCTTTAATTTACCTAATCTCGGGAAATATTTGACTACTAGAGAAGGGATGGCAACTGCTGATAATGATCGTTTTCTTAGATATTGGAATGAAGTATCTTATGAAAAAATAACATATGGTTGTGAATCAGAAGCAGAATCAATTATTTCAAAAGGAAAATGGTTTCCTTACAACAAAGGTGGAGCATTCAGAAAATGGTATGGAAATAATTATTTTATTGTAGAATATGAAAATAATGGATACAATATCAAAAATAATACTGACCCTCATAATGGACGTATCAGATCTCACAATTATAATGGAGAATACGGATTCAAGGAGGGACTTACTTGGTCTTCTTTAAGTTCAGGGAATCTATCTGTAAGATACTGCCAAAAAGGTTTCTTATTTGATTCTAAGGGAGCTAAAGGTTTTACAAATAATCCTTTTGAAATCCTTGGATTGTTAAACAGTATTTTAGCGAATGAGTATTTGAAAGTATTATCCCCTACAATGGATTTTAAAGTAGGAGACATAATTCAAATACCACTTGTAGTAGAAACAATTAGTAAAAAAACCAGAGACAAATCAATTGAATGTATTAATGTCTCAAAATCCGACTGGGACTCCTACGAAACTTCTTGGGACTTCACCACCTCACCATTCCTCAAACCCGAATTCCACTGTCCAACCTTCGAAAAAACCTATTCCAACCTCCGCGCTCACTGGAAGGAAATGACACTGCAAATGCAACAAATGGAAGAGGATAATAACCGTATTTTCATTGAAGCCTACGGTTTGCAGGATGAACTGACCCCAGATGTGCCGCTTTCGGAGATTACGCTTACCTGCAATCCCTATTACCGTTATGGAAACAACAAATCCGAGGAAGAACTGGAAACCTTGCTGCTTACTGATACCATTAAAGAGTTCATCTCCTACGCCGTGGGCTGCATGTTCGGGAGATATTCTCGGCATAAGGAAGGGCTGATCCTTGCCAATCAGGGAGAAGGGATGCAGGAGTTTCTGGAGAAAGTTCCTGATGCAGAGTTTTTGCCGGATGAGGATGCCATCATTCCTATACTGGATGAGGAGTATTTCACAGATGACATCGTAGGCAGGTTCAAGGAGTTTTTAAAGGTGACATTCGGGCCGGAGAAGCTCTCGGAGAATATGGATTTCATTGCACAGGCGCTCTACGTCGGAGGTAAGAAGAAAACGAAGTCTTCCGAGCAGGTCATCCGGGATTATTTCCTCAAGGATTTCTACAAAGACCATGTGAAAATGTACAAGAAGCGGCCTATTTACTGGCTGTTCACCTCAGGGAAAAAGCGGGCTTTCAATGCACTGGTCTACATACATCGCTATGACAGGACCACGCTTGCCAGGATGCGGACTGAGTATCTACTGGAGCTGGAAGGGAAAATGGATGCTCACAGGGAGATGCTTTCAAGTGAAGATGCCCAGAGTGCAAAGGAGAAGGCGAAACTGGCTGGGTATATCGAGGAGATCATGGCTTATGATGAGGTGCTCAAGAACAAGGCGGATGCATATATTGAGATCGATCTGGATGACGGGGTCAAGGAGAATTACAAGTTGTTTGATGGGTTGGTGAAGGAGATATGA